The window CAGCAGCTCGCGGTCGGCGGGGGTGCGCACGTGCGGGGCGGTGGCGAGCCCGTAGGCGGCGGCCGCGACCCGGCGGCCGGGCCGTTCGTCGTGCGACCAGCGGTCCACCGCCCGGCACAGGGCGGAGGGCTCCTCCTCGGCGAGCACGGCGAGCAGCTCGTCGGCGCACGGGTGCGCGGCGTTGACGAGCGCCTCGGTGAGGTCGTCCACGGCGAGACGGCGGTGGGTGTGCAGCAGGGCCTGCGCGGCGGTGGCGACGGTGGCCCCGGGGCGGCCGCGCAGCCGGCGGCCGTCGGTGAACCAAGAGCAGAGCAGCGGCTGCGCGCGATGCGGGTCCCGGACGAGGCGGCGGGCCGCGGCGTCCAGGAAGCGGTCTCCGGGGACCGCCTCGGCGGGGTCGGCGGGCAGCAGGCGGCGCAGCAGGTCGAGGCGGTCGGGCTCGGGCAGCCGCAGCCGGTTCCAGAACCAGCCGCCGAACTCGCCCGGGCCGGCGCGGGCCACGTGCTCGGCGAGGGCGTGCAGGACGGGGAGGTGGGGGGACGCGTCGGGAGCCCGCAGCAGGGTCTCGCGCAGCAGCCGGGCCGCCCACCACACGCGGTCCGGACCGGCCTGTTCCGGCTCCTCGGCGCAGTGGTTGAGGCGGTGGACCAGCGCGGTGAGCTCGCTCCGGAGCCGGTCCGGGGGCAGTCTGCGCAGGGCCTCCAGGACAGGCCCGATCCGGTGCCGGGGCACAGGCAGCCCCGGTCCGGCGGGGCCGTGGACGAGGGAACCGAGGGCGGTCGGGACGTCTAGGTGGCCGGCCTGGATCCAGTCGGACAGTTCCTCGTGGGCGAAGCGGTAGCCGGGCCCGGCGGGCACCAGCAGCCCCTCGGTGAGCACGGCGGAGGCCCAGCCGGTGCGCCACGGGAACAACTCCTCGAAGGAGGCCCGGTCCAGTTGTCCCTGCCCGGGCCCCAGACAGCGCCGCGCGGCCTCGTGCACCCGGCCGGCCACGCGCGCCGCGAGCCGCCGGACCCCCGGGCCGTGCACACGGGAGCCCCCGGCGTCGGAGCAGGCGGCGGCGATCCGGACGGCGGCGCGCAGGCACAGCAGGTCCAGGTGGGCGGCGAAGACCTCGTCGCGGCCGGGGCGGCCGGCGGTGACCCCGGCGGCGCGGATCCCGGCGAGCAGGCACAGGGTGAGCGGGTGCCGGGCGTCGGCCTCGCGGACGGCGTCGGCGGGGATCGTGAGGCGGGCCCGGACGGTCTCGGCCTCGGCGGGGGTGAGGTCCGCGAGCGGGAGGGCGGGCGGCAGGCGCCGGGCCGGGCGGTCCGGGGTGTGCAGGGCCTCGGGCGGATAGAGGGCGCCGGCCCGCTCCCAATACTCGGGCCGGGAGGCGACGACCAGCCGGGCCGCGGTGGCGCGCAGCCAGTCCGCGGTGGCCTCGGTCCAGGGCGCGAGCCCGTGCGCAAGCTCCGGCGGCATCTCCTCCGGAGCGTCGAGCACCACGAGCAGCGGCCTCCCGGCCCGGGCGACGACCTGGGCCAGGTGCTCGGCGATGCCGTGGTCCGCCGCGGCGGTGCCATGGCCCTGCGCGGCGGTGCCGGCTGGCCGCGGTGCGTCGGTGCCGGGACTCCGTGGCCCGTCGGCGTGCCCGGTACCCGTGGCCGGTGCGGGTGGTTTCGTGGGGTGCGACGCCGCTCCCGGGGGTTCTGCCCCCGGGTCCCCGGGCCCCGGACGCCGGCGGGGCTGGACGGTGTCGTCCGCCGCGACGATCATCCGGGCCGCCGTCTCCAGCGCGCGCGTCACCGCGTCGGAGAGCGAGGTGTCCCCGGCACACAGGTCCGCACCGCGCAGCCACAGCGTCGGCGCGGGCCGGTCCCCCCGCGCGCGGCGCACGGCCAGGGCCGCCAGGACCGTCGTACGGCCCGTCCCGGGGTCTCCCACAAGCCCGAGAACCGGCCGGTCCCCGGCGATGAAGGTATCCAGCTCGGCCGCGGTCCCCGGCCGCTCCACCCCCTCGAAGGCCCCGCCGAAGACCGCCTCGGAACCCGGACCGTGGCCCGGACGGAAGCCGGGCTCGGAGTCCTGACCGGATCCCTCCCCGGCGCCCGGCCCGAAGGCCCTGCCGGAGCCGGGTCCGCGGTCGGGCTCCGAGCCGGCTCCGCCGAAGCCGAGGCCGGGGTCGGGGTCGAGGCCGGGGTCGAGGCCGGTGCCCGCGCCGAGGGAAAGGGTGGGGCCGGTTGCGGGGGCGGGTGTGTGGGCGGCCGTGGGGAAGGCGGCCCCGACGGTTGTCGCCGTCAGTTCCAGCGCTCCGGCCAGGTTCAGGTCGGAGCCGTGGCCCGGCACGGTGGCGGCATTGCGTTCCAGAAGCGTTGCCAGGGGGCCGTACGGGTCGGTCGCGGCCGCCGCGCGCAGGGTCACCGCGAAGCCTCCCGCACGGTGCTCCGCCCGCAGAGCAGTGCCCAGTACCGCGAGCACCGCTCCGGTGGCGGCGTCCAGGACCGGGCCCCCGCAGGCCTCCCCGCCCAGCAGGAGCGCGTCGCGGCCGTCCGTCCCGATCGCCAGCTCCACCGCCAGACCCGCCGGCACCGCGTGGACGCTGTCCGCCGCCGCGTACGTGACCGCCGCGCCCCCCAGCACCCGCGCCTGCCGCCATCCCCGCGCGGGCAGCCGTACGTACGTCCCCGGGTCGATCACCTCGCGCAGCGCGACCGGCAGCGGTCGCATCCCGAGCCCGTCGGTCCGTACCAGCGCCAGCGCGAGCCCCGGCAACGCGGTCACGTCCGCCGCCTCGGCCAGCCAGGTCCGCCCGGCCGGTCCCGGTCCGTGCAGCACCACCCGGGTCAGGCCGTCGACGGCCTCGTGGCTGGTGACCACCGTCCCGCGGTCGTCGGCGACGAATCCGCTGCCGCGCGGCCGCCCGGCCGGATCGCAGATTTTGACGAGCTCCGCCATGGCCGCACCACTCCCCGCACCACTCCCCCGCAACGCCCCGTGTTCACGACGGTAGGCAGGTGAAGATCAGCACGAAAAGCACGCGAGGCGATTGCGCCCCCTTACGCTCCCTCCATTCACTCCGAGCGCCTGCTCGGACGGGTGAATACCGGGGTCCGGGTGGATAGAGACCTACCCGAGGGGGGTCGTGGAGCGGTGAGCAGCAGTCCATGTGCGCTCACCGCTCCACGTCAACGATCAGACGAAGACCGCGAGGGACTTCGCCTTCCCGTTCTTGCTCTCGACGAGCCCGAGCAGCTCGCCCTTCGGCCCGTAGACCGCGACCGTGGCGCCGGCCGCGTACTCCTCCGGCATGTCGATCCGCACGCCGTTGGCGAGCAGCGAGGCCCGCCGGGCGTCCAGGTCCCAGCGCGGGAAGGCCGCGGCGGCCGCCTCGCCGATGGGCATGACGGTCAGCTCCTCCTGAAGCTGGTCCAGCGTCCGCGCCCGGTCGATCTTGTACGGGCCCACCCGCGTGCGCCGCAGCGCGGTCAGGTGCCCGCCGACGCCGAGGTCGGCGCCGAGGTCACGGGCGAGGGCGCGGATGTACGTACCGCTGGAGCAGACGACGGAGACGACGAGGTCGACGACCTTGGTGCCGTCCTCGGCCTCGGCTTCCCGCATGTCGTACACCTGGAACGACGAGACGGTCACCGGCCGGGCAGGGATCTCGAAGTCCTCGCCGTCCCGCGCGCGCTTGTAGGAGCGCACGCCCTTGATCTTGATCGCGCTGACCTTGGACGGGACCTGCATGATCTCGCCGGACAGCTTGGCGACGCCCGCGTCCACGGCCTCCCGGGTGACCCCGGTGGCGTCCGTGGAGGAGGTGATCTCGCCTTCGGCGTCGTCCGTCAGGGTGTTCTGGCCCAGCCGGATGGTGCCGAGGTACTCCTTCTCCGTGAGCGCGAGGTGGCCGAGGAGCTTGGTGGCCTTCTCGACGCCCAGGACCAGCACGCCCGTCGCCATCGGGTCGAGCGTGCCGGCGTGGCCGACGCGGCGGGTCCTGGCGATCCCGCGCATCTTGGCGACCACGTCGTGCGAAGTGAAGCCGGACGGCTTGTCGACGATGACAAGGCCGTCCGGAGTCTTCCCTGCGTTGGTGCTCATTCCGCGGCTGCGTCCTCGTCGTCCTCGCCCGGCTTCTTGTACGGGTCGGCCTCGCCGGCGTACTGGGCGCCGGAGGAGACCTCACGCACCTGGGCGTCGGAGGTGCGCGCCCTTTCGAGGAGGTCCTCGATGGTCTTCGCGTTCTCCGGGAGGGCGTCCGCCACGAAGGTCAGGGTGGGCGTGAACTTGGTGCCCGCCGCCCGGCCGACCGCGGAGCGCAGGACGCCCTTGGCGCTCTCCAGGCCCGCTGCCGCGCTGGCACGGTCCTCGTCGTCACCGTAGACCGTGTAGAAGACCGTGGCCTCCCGCAGGTCGCCGGTGACCCTGGTGTCCGTGATGGTCACGTGCGTACCGAGGCGGGGGTCCTTGACACCACGCTGCAGCTTCTCCGCCACCACCTCCCGGATGAGGTCCGCCAGCTTCTTCGCCCGCGCATTGTCGGCCACTGGTCCGTCTCCTTCTTATGTCTTGCTATCAGTCTTCATCACCGTGGAAGCGCCGTCGTACGGACAGCAGCTCCACTTCCGGACGCGCCGCGACCAGCCGCTCGCAGCGGTCCAGTACATCCGAGAGGAACCCCGCGTCCCCACTCACCAGGGCGACCCCTATACGGGCCCTGCGGTGCAGGTCCTGGTCGCCCACTTCAGCCGCGCTCACGGAGAACTTTCGTTGGAGCTCGGCGACGATGGGCCGGACGACAGAGCGTTTCTCCTTCAGCGAGTGGACGTCGCCGAGGAGCAGGTCGAAGGACAGAGTCCCCACGTACATGCAGTTCCGGATATCCCGCCGGTGCGGGTTCGGTGGCCTGCCGGGCCCTCGCCCGGCAGGATCACCCGGCGCTCGCGCGGCCGGGTCACCAGAACCGTACACGCAACGGCCGGGGCCGATCGACGGATATTCCGCCGACCGGCCCCGGTGTTACGAGTTACGACACGGTGCGAACCGCCTCGCGCTTACGCGCGGGGCTTCTCGCGCATCTCGTACGTCGCGATGACGTCGTCGATCTTGATGTCGTTGTAGCTGCCGAGGTTGATACCGCCCTCGAAGCCTTCGCGAATCTCGGTGACGTCGTCCTTGAAGCGGCGCAGACCGGAGATGGTGAGGCTCTCGGCGATGACCTTGCCATCGCGCAGGAGCCGCGCCTTGGTGTTGCGCTTGACCTCGCCGGACCGGATGAGGACACCGGCGATGTTGCCCAGCTTGGACGAGCGGAAGATCTCGCGGACCTCCGCCGTACCGAGCTCGACCTCTTCGTACTCCGGCTTGAGGAGACCCTTGAGGGCCGCCTCGATCTCCTCGATGGCCTGGTAGATCACCGAGTAGTAGCGAACGTCGACGCCCTCGCGGTCCGCCATCTGCGCGGCACGGCCGGCCGCACGGACGTTGTAACCGATGACGATGGCGTCGGAGCCCATCGCCAGCGAGATGTCGGACTCGGTGACCGCACCCACACCGCGGTGCAGGACCCGGATGTCGACCTCTTCACCGACGTCGAGCTGGAGCAGCGAGGACTCGAGAGCCTCGACCGCACCGGACGCGTCGCCCTTGATGATGAGGTTGAGTTCCTGGACCAGACCGGCCTTGAGCACGGAGTCGAGGTCCTCGAGGGACACACGACGGACGCGCTTGGCGAAGTTGGCGTTGCGCTCACGCGCAGCACGCTTCTCGGCGATCTGACGGGCCGTACGGTCCTCGTCGACGACGAGGAAGTTGTCGCCGGCGCCGGGGACGTTGGTGAGACCCAGGACCAGGACGGGGGTCGACGGACCCGCTTCCTCGACGTTGTTGCCCTTGTCGTCGAGCATGGCGCGCACTCGGCCGTAGGCGTCGCCCACGACCATCGTGTCGCCGACGCGGAGGGTACCGCGCTGGACGAGGACGGTGGCGACGGCACCGCGGCCGCGGTCGAGGTGGGACTCGATCGCAATACCCTGAGCGTCCTGCTCCGGGTTGGCGCGCAGGTCGAGCGAGGCGTCGGCGGTGAGGACGACGGCCTCGAGCAGGGAGTCGATGTGCAGACCCTGCTTGGCGGAGATGTCGACGAACATCGTGTCGCCGCCGTACTCCTCGGCGACCAGACCGAACTCGGTGAGCTGACCGCGCACCTTGACCGGGTCGGCACCCTCGACGTCGATCTTGTTGACCGCGACGACGATCGGGACGCCGGCGGCCTTGGCGTGGTTGAGCGCCTCGATCGTCTGCGGCATGACGCCGTCGTTGGCCGCGACCACGAGGATCGCGATGTCGGTCGACTTGGCACCACGGGCACGCATGGCGGTGAACGCCTCGTGACCGGGGGTGTCGATGAAGGTGATGCGACGCTCTTCGTCGTTGACCTCGGTGGAGACCTGGTACGCACCGATGTGCTGCGTGATGCCGCCGGCCTCGCCCGCAACGACGTTCGTCTTGCGGATGGCGTCGAGCAGTCGGGTCTTACCGTGGTCGACGTGACCCATGACGGTCACGACCGGCGGACGCGGCATGAGGTATTCCTCGCCGCCCTCGTCCTCGCCGAACTCGATGTCGAAGCCCTCGAGGAGCTCGCGGTCCTCTTCCTCCGGGCTGACGATCTGAACCGTGTAGTTCATCTCGCCGGCCAGCATCTCGAGCGTCTCGTCCGAGACGGACTGCGTGGCAGTGACCATCTCGCCGAGGTTCATCATCACGGCGACGAGCGACGCCGGGTTGGCGTTGATCTTCTCCGCGAAGTCGGTGAGGGAGGCACCGCGCGACAGGCGAACGGTCTCGCCCTGGCCGCGAGGCAGCATCACGCCGCCGACGGACGGGGCCTGCATGGCCTCGTACTCCTGGCGCCTCTGACGCTTGGACTTGCGACCACGACGCGCCGGACCACCGGGACGGCCGAAGGCACCCTGCGTGCCACCACGGGCACCGGGACCGCCGGGACGACCACCGAAGCCGGGACGACCGCCGCCACCGGCACCGGCCGGACCGCCGCCGAAGCCGCCGCCACCGGGACGCGGGCCGCCGAAGCCGCCACCGCCGCCGGGACGCGAGCCCGGACCGGCCGGACGACCGGCGAAGCCGCCGCCCGCGGGACGACCGGCACCGCCGGGACGACCTGCGCCGCCACCGGCACCGGGACCACGGCCACCGGGGCCGCCACCGGGACGGGGACCGGGACCACCGGCAGCGGGACGCTGCGGCATCATGCCCGGGTTCGGACGGTTACCACCGGGAGCACCACCGGGACGCGGGGCACCACCCTGCGGACGCGGCATACCGCCCGGGGTCGGACGAGCGCCGCCCTGGCCCTGCGGACGCGGAGCGCCGCCGGGACCGCCCTGCGGGCGGGGAGCACCCTGGCCGCCACCGGCGCCGGGGGCACCGGGACGGGGAGCGCCGGCCGGACGGGGCGCCTGCGGGCGCGCCATGCCGGTGGAGCCACCAGAGGTGAAGGGGTTGTTGCCCGGACGGGGACCCGCCGGACGGGCGCCCTGGGGACGCGGAGCACCCTGGCCGGGGCCACCGGCCGGACGCTGACCCTGGGCACCGGGAGCGGTGCCGGCCGGGCGCGGGGCGCCGGGACGGGCGCCGGCCTGGCCACCCTGACCCTGCGCCGGACGCTGCTGCGCCGGACGGGGGCCCGGAGCCGCGGCGGCGGGACGCTCGGTGCGCGCCGGGGTGGCGGCCGGAGCCGCCGGAGGCGCGGAGAACTCGGTCACCACGGGCGCCGCCGGAGCGGGCTTCGGGGCGGCCGGGGCCTTCGGGCCGGGACGCGGGCCGGAGGCGGCCGGAGTCACCGGGGCGGGCGCTGCGGCGGCCGGAGCCTCCGCGACGACCGGCTTGGGGGCCGGTGCACCGGGCTTCGGCGCACCGGGACGTGCAACGGCACCCGGGGTGGGAGCCCCGGGCTTGGCGGGGGCGGCCTTGCGGGGCGCACCCGGCTTCGCAGCGGACTTGCCGGCGTTGCCGCCGGGGCCCTGCAGTGCGTCAGTCAACTTGCGTACAACCGGCGCCTCGATCGTCGAGGACGCCGAACGGACGAACTCACCGAGTTCCTGGAGCTTGGCCATGACGACCTTGCTCTCAACTCCGAACTCCTTGGCGAGTTCGTATACCCGGACCTTAGCCACTTCGCTCCTTTTAGGTCCGGGTTACGCCGGACCGTTGCTACTTCATGGGCGTACTCATCGCGTACTCATCGAGTGCTCATCGCAATCTCGACCTACTTCCAACTCGCGAGGTACCTGACCGCACGGGGCATCCGTGCCGTTCTACGTCTTACGGTGTGGCCACGGCCTGGGCGGCCACGGCTTTGCGCAGTTCCGCCGTGTCGAGTGCTCCGGCGGACCGAAGGGCCCGGGGGAACGCTCGGCGGCGGACCGCCTGGTCGAGGCAGACCACGGCAGGGTGCACATAGGCACCCCGGCCGGGCAGCGTACCGCGAGGATCGGGGACGCATTCGTCCTCGATCGCCACGATCCGCAGCAGATCGCTCTTGGCCGCTCGCTCCCGACACCCCACACAGGTGCGTTCGGGGCGTGGGCGGGCTTGCGTCCGGCCAGACACGCCTAAGTCTACCTCCCCGCACCGACCTCTCTCCCGACAAGTGGCGGGCGAAAAATCGAACGGCTGTTGTGTTGTCTTGATCCGCCGCCCGAAAACGGCGGCGTGCACCTGTCTACCGTCGGGGTAGCCCCGGCCGGTACCGGTTTTATTCCCCGTCCCGGTCCCGGTCCCGGTCCGCGTCCGGGGACGCCTCGGTGTCGGGACGGATGTCGATGCGCCAGCCCGTGAGCCGCGCGGCGAGGCGGGCGTTCTGGCCCTCCTTGCCGATGGCCAGCGACAGCTGGTAGTCGGGCACGGTCACCCGGGCGGAGCGGGAGTCCCAGTCGACGACCTCGACCTTGCTCACCCGGGCGGGTGACAGCGCGTTGGCGACCATCTCCGCCGGGTCGTCCGACCAGTCGACGATGTCGATCTTCTCGCCGTGCAGCTCGGCCATGACATTGCGCACGCGGCTGCCCATCGGGCCGATGCAGGCGCCCTTCGGGTTCAGGCCCGAGCGGGTGGACCGCACCGCGATCTTGGTGCGGTGACCGGCCTCACGTGCGATGGCCGAGATCTCGACGCTGCCGTCGGCGATCTCCGGGACCTCCAGCGCGAAGAGCTTCTTCACGAGGTTGGGGTGGGTGCGGGAGAGGGTCACGGACGGACCGCGGACACCCTTCGCCACCCGCACGACGTACGCCTTCAGGCGCAGGCCGTGCGTGTACTCCTCACCGGGGACCTGCTCCTGCACCGGCAGGATGGCCTCCAGCTTGCCGATGTCGACGAGGACGTTCTTGGGGTCCTTGCCCTGCTGGACGACGCCGGTGATGACGTCGCCCTCACGGCCGGCGAACTCGCCGAAGGTCAGGTCGTCCTCGGCGTCGCGCAGACGCTGCAGGATCACCTGCTTGGCGGTCGTCGCGGCGATCCGGCCGAAGTCCGACGGGGTGTCGTCGAACTCCTTGGGCTCCTGGCCCTCTTCGAGGTCTCTCGGGTCTTCCGTCGCCCACACGACCACGTGACCGTTGGTGCGGTCCAGCACGACGCGAGCGCGGCGGAAGCTCCCCTCGGTCCGGTGGTACGCGATGAGGAGGGCCGACTCGATCGCTTCGACGAGCAGGTCGAAGGAGATCTCCTTCTCCCGGACCAGACCCCGCAGGGCACTCATGTCGATGTCCACGGCTACGCCTCCTCTTCCTTCTTGTCCTTGCGGTTGAACTCGATCTCGACACGCGCCTTGGCGATGTCGGTGAACGCGATACGGCGGGCGGTCGCCTTGCGGCCCTTCACGCCCGGGACTTCGAGGTCCAGGCCCTCGTCGTCGGCGTCGATGATGCGGGCGATCAGTTCCCCGGCACCCTTCTCGCCCTCGGCGGAAAGCTGGAACTTCACGAGACGGCCGATCGCCCGTACGTAGTGACGGTGCTCGGTCAGCGGGCGGTCTGCGCCCGGCGAGCTCACTTCGAGGACGTACTCGTCCTCACCCATCACATCGGTTTCGTCGAGCTTGTCGGAGACCTCGCGACTCAGCTCTGCACACGCGTCCAGCTCCACGCCCTCGTCGGAGTCCACGATGATCCGCAGCATCCGGCGCTTGCCCGCCCGGGACATCTCGATCTCCTCGAGGTCCAGGCCCTTGGCGGCGACGAGCGGCTCCAGCAGTCCGCGCAGCCTGTCGCTCTGGGTGGTGCTCATCCGGGTGACTCCTCGGCCGCGTGTGCTGTTGTGATTTCCGTCGTGTGTCAGGTCAAAGGGTATCCGGTGTCAGGGGGTGTTGCCGTCCGCCCTGTGGACGGGGCCCCGGGTACCGTGATCACACCCTGCCCCGCCCACAGCCCCGTCTACACCCGGAGGACGTCGCCGTGCCCTGGACACTGCCTTCGAGACCCTCGCGCAGGAGCCTGCTCGCCGGTGCCGCCGGCGCGGCCGGCGCCGCGCTGCTCACGGGGTGCTCCGACGACGGCCCGAACGGCGGCGATGCCGCGATTCCACTCGAACGGCGGATGCGTGAGGCGGCCGTTCGTGACAGTGCGCGGCTGCTGGAACGTTACGACGCCACGGCCGCCGCCCATGCGGCCCTGGCCGCGCGGCTGGCTCCGCTGCGCGCCGCCGTCGCGGCGCACGCTGCCGCCCTGTCCCCCGACCCCGCGGGCTCTCCGTCGCCGTCCCGGTCCGTGTCCCCGTCCGCGTCCCCGTCCGGCGGTACGGGGGCCGCCGGGCCCGCGGCGAGCGCCGAGCCGGTGCCGCCGAAGCCCGCCGACGCCCTGACCGCGCTCGCGGACGCCGAGCGCAGCCTGTCCGAGGCACGGACCATCGACCTCGCCGGGGCCCCGGGGGAACTGGCCCGGATGCTGGCCTCGGTGGCGGCCTGCGGCGCCGTGCACGTGCACCTGCTGACCTCGAACCCGGGAGCCGCGTCGTGAAGCCCGAACCCTCCCCCGCCGGCCGTCCCCTGGAGGCCGCCCAGGCCGCACTCGCCGCCGAGCACGCGGCCGCGTACGCCTACGGGGTGATCGGCGCCCGGACCGTCGGCGCCCGCGCGACGCAGGCCCGCGAGGCCTACGGCGCCCACCTCGCGCGGCGTGACGCGCTCGCCCGGACCGTACGGGAGCTGGGCGGGGCACCCCGGCCCTCGGAGGCCGCGTACGCCCTGCCGTTCCAGGTGCGCACCCCCTCCGACGCCGAGCGGCTGGCCGCGGTGGTCGAGGACCGGGTGGCGGGCGCGTACTCCGATCTGGTGCGCGCGGCGGAGGGTCCGCTGCGCCGCGAGGCGGCCGACGCGCTGAGCGCCGCGGCCGTGCGCGCGGCACGCTGGCGTGGTGTCGGCGTAGCCTTCCCTGGGCTCTCGGAACGCGCGGACGAAGCGCAACGGGCCCAGCACAGCTGAAAGGGACCACGCACGCATGGCTTTCGAACCGCCGCAGCGGCTTGTACGGGCGCTCGGCGAGATGCCGGAAACGGCGCAGGACGCGGACTGGCTGGGGCAGTTGCCCCGACTCACCGAGGCCGCGCTGTCCCGGCGAGGAGTAGGGGCCGTGCGGGTGCAGGCCCCGGGCGGCCGCAGCAGCCTGGTCGTCCTCGTCACGTACGCCGACGGCACCCCGGCCGCGCTGAAACTGGCGCCGCCGCACGCCCGGCCCGACCGGGAACTGGCCGCGCTGGCGCATTGGGGCGGTTTCGGGGCCGTACGGGTCCTGGACACGCGGCATCACGAGGACGACGGGGCGCTGCTGCTGGAGCGGCTGCACCCGGAGGTGTCGCTGCGGTCGCTGCCGGAGGCGAAGGCGCTGCTGGAGGCCAGCGGCACGCTGCGCAGGCTGTGGGTGGCGCCGCCCGCCGTGCACGGGTGGGAGACGGTCGCGGAGCGCACCGGGCAGCAGTCGGCGGCCCTGCGGGCGGCCCCGGAGGAGACCAGGGCGCTGGCCGACACGGCTCTGGCGGTGCGCGAGGAGCTATTGGCGGCCGCGCCGGAGGAACTGCTGCTGCACGGGAACTTCCGGCAGGGCAAGGTGCTGGCGGGCGAGCGCGCGCCGTGGCTGACCGTGGGCCCCGACCCGCTGGTCGGCGAGCGGGCGTACGACCTGGCGCGGCTGGTCCGGGACCGGCTGGAGGACCAGGTGGCCTCCTCTGCGGGGGCGGCGGGCGCCCGGCGCCGGGTGAACAAGCTGGCCGACGCGCTGGAGGTGGACCGGGACCGGCTGCGGGGCTGGACGCTCTTCCGGGCGGTGGAGTCGGGCAACCGCGCGCTGGCCGCCGGACGGCGCCGGGACGCGGAGCTGCTGCTGGAGTTCGCGGCCTGGCTGTAGGGCATACCGTAGGTAGGAAGGTATGTCCGGCAGGGGGCCGTCATGGTCGAAGAACTGCTGACAGCGGCGATCGCCGCGGCTGTGGGCGTCGCGGTCTACGTGGGCGCCGCGGCCCGAGTGGTGAAGCAGTACGAGCGGGGCCTGGTCTTCCGCTTCGGCAGGCTGCGCGAGGAGATACGGGCGCCCGGCTTCGCGATGATCGTTCCGGTACTCGACCGCCTCCACAAGGTGAACATGCAGATCGTGACGCTGCCGGTGCCCGCGCAGGAGGGCATCACCCGGGACAACGTCACCGTGCGGGTGGACGCGGTCGTGTACTTCAAGGTCGTCGACCCGGCGAGCGCGATCGTGGCGGTGGAGGACTACCGCTTCGCCGTCTCGCAGATGGCGCAGACCTCACTCAGGTCGATCATCGGAAAGTCCGACCTGGATGATCTGCTGTCCAACCGGGAGATGCTGAACCAGGGCCTGGAGCTGATGATCGACAGCCCGGCGGTGGGCTGGGGCGTGCAGATCGACCGGGTCGAGATCAAGGACGTGTCCCTGCCGGAGACGATGAAGCGGTCGATGGCCCGGCAGGCCGAGGCGGACCGCGAGCGCCGGGCCCGTGTGATCAACGCGGACGCGGAGCTGCAGGCCTCGCACAAGCTGGCCGAGGCGGCGGAGGTCATGTCGGAGCAGCCGGCGGCGCTTCAGCTGCGCCTGCTGCAGACGGTCGTGGCGGTCGCCGCCGAGAAGAACTCC of the Streptomyces sp. NBC_01294 genome contains:
- the infB gene encoding translation initiation factor IF-2, encoding MAKVRVYELAKEFGVESKVVMAKLQELGEFVRSASSTIEAPVVRKLTDALQGPGGNAGKSAAKPGAPRKAAPAKPGAPTPGAVARPGAPKPGAPAPKPVVAEAPAAAAPAPVTPAASGPRPGPKAPAAPKPAPAAPVVTEFSAPPAAPAATPARTERPAAAAPGPRPAQQRPAQGQGGQAGARPGAPRPAGTAPGAQGQRPAGGPGQGAPRPQGARPAGPRPGNNPFTSGGSTGMARPQAPRPAGAPRPGAPGAGGGQGAPRPQGGPGGAPRPQGQGGARPTPGGMPRPQGGAPRPGGAPGGNRPNPGMMPQRPAAGGPGPRPGGGPGGRGPGAGGGAGRPGGAGRPAGGGFAGRPAGPGSRPGGGGGFGGPRPGGGGFGGGPAGAGGGGRPGFGGRPGGPGARGGTQGAFGRPGGPARRGRKSKRQRRQEYEAMQAPSVGGVMLPRGQGETVRLSRGASLTDFAEKINANPASLVAVMMNLGEMVTATQSVSDETLEMLAGEMNYTVQIVSPEEEDRELLEGFDIEFGEDEGGEEYLMPRPPVVTVMGHVDHGKTRLLDAIRKTNVVAGEAGGITQHIGAYQVSTEVNDEERRITFIDTPGHEAFTAMRARGAKSTDIAILVVAANDGVMPQTIEALNHAKAAGVPIVVAVNKIDVEGADPVKVRGQLTEFGLVAEEYGGDTMFVDISAKQGLHIDSLLEAVVLTADASLDLRANPEQDAQGIAIESHLDRGRGAVATVLVQRGTLRVGDTMVVGDAYGRVRAMLDDKGNNVEEAGPSTPVLVLGLTNVPGAGDNFLVVDEDRTARQIAEKRAARERNANFAKRVRRVSLEDLDSVLKAGLVQELNLIIKGDASGAVEALESSLLQLDVGEEVDIRVLHRGVGAVTESDISLAMGSDAIVIGYNVRAAGRAAQMADREGVDVRYYSVIYQAIEEIEAALKGLLKPEYEEVELGTAEVREIFRSSKLGNIAGVLIRSGEVKRNTKARLLRDGKVIAESLTISGLRRFKDDVTEIREGFEGGINLGSYNDIKIDDVIATYEMREKPRA
- a CDS encoding YlxR family protein, with the translated sequence MSGRTQARPRPERTCVGCRERAAKSDLLRIVAIEDECVPDPRGTLPGRGAYVHPAVVCLDQAVRRRAFPRALRSAGALDTAELRKAVAAQAVATP
- the nusA gene encoding transcription termination factor NusA, with translation MDIDMSALRGLVREKEISFDLLVEAIESALLIAYHRTEGSFRRARVVLDRTNGHVVVWATEDPRDLEEGQEPKEFDDTPSDFGRIAATTAKQVILQRLRDAEDDLTFGEFAGREGDVITGVVQQGKDPKNVLVDIGKLEAILPVQEQVPGEEYTHGLRLKAYVVRVAKGVRGPSVTLSRTHPNLVKKLFALEVPEIADGSVEISAIAREAGHRTKIAVRSTRSGLNPKGACIGPMGSRVRNVMAELHGEKIDIVDWSDDPAEMVANALSPARVSKVEVVDWDSRSARVTVPDYQLSLAIGKEGQNARLAARLTGWRIDIRPDTEASPDADRDRDRDGE
- the rimP gene encoding ribosome maturation factor RimP: MSTTQSDRLRGLLEPLVAAKGLDLEEIEMSRAGKRRMLRIIVDSDEGVELDACAELSREVSDKLDETDVMGEDEYVLEVSSPGADRPLTEHRHYVRAIGRLVKFQLSAEGEKGAGELIARIIDADDEGLDLEVPGVKGRKATARRIAFTDIAKARVEIEFNRKDKKEEEA
- a CDS encoding DUF4439 domain-containing protein; its protein translation is MKPEPSPAGRPLEAAQAALAAEHAAAYAYGVIGARTVGARATQAREAYGAHLARRDALARTVRELGGAPRPSEAAYALPFQVRTPSDAERLAAVVEDRVAGAYSDLVRAAEGPLRREAADALSAAAVRAARWRGVGVAFPGLSERADEAQRAQHS
- a CDS encoding aminoglycoside phosphotransferase family protein, whose product is MAFEPPQRLVRALGEMPETAQDADWLGQLPRLTEAALSRRGVGAVRVQAPGGRSSLVVLVTYADGTPAALKLAPPHARPDRELAALAHWGGFGAVRVLDTRHHEDDGALLLERLHPEVSLRSLPEAKALLEASGTLRRLWVAPPAVHGWETVAERTGQQSAALRAAPEETRALADTALAVREELLAAAPEELLLHGNFRQGKVLAGERAPWLTVGPDPLVGERAYDLARLVRDRLEDQVASSAGAAGARRRVNKLADALEVDRDRLRGWTLFRAVESGNRALAAGRRRDAELLLEFAAWL
- a CDS encoding slipin family protein, giving the protein MVEELLTAAIAAAVGVAVYVGAAARVVKQYERGLVFRFGRLREEIRAPGFAMIVPVLDRLHKVNMQIVTLPVPAQEGITRDNVTVRVDAVVYFKVVDPASAIVAVEDYRFAVSQMAQTSLRSIIGKSDLDDLLSNREMLNQGLELMIDSPAVGWGVQIDRVEIKDVSLPETMKRSMARQAEADRERRARVINADAELQASHKLAEAAEVMSEQPAALQLRLLQTVVAVAAEKNSTLVLPFPVELLRFLERAAPSPPASAAPQEPAPAGPASEGPGPAEVDGAVPPAEVDGAAPPPALGGPAEALLLDGAPPPVDDPDGTRG